Within the Stenotrophomonas sp. 610A2 genome, the region GCCGCCATCCACGCGCTGCGCCCCTTTGCGGATGCCCAGGTCATCAATCGGCAGGATGTCGGGCCGACCCAGACGGAACATCAACATCATTTCCACGGTCCAGCGACCGATACCGCGCACCGCTACCAGGGCATCGACGATGGCCTGATGATCCATCACCGACATCTGCCGCAGGCTCGGCAACTCACCCGCGCTTTCGCGGCGGGCAAGGTCGCGCAAGGCCAAGGCCTTGTTGCCGGATACGCCGCAGGCACGCAGCCCTGAATCATCGATCAGTTCAAGACTGGCTGCATGCAGGCGCTTGCTACCGATTGCAGTCTCCACCCGTCCAACTATGGTCGACGCGGCCTTGCCACTGAGCTGCTGGAACAGGATTGCCCGCGCCAGCGCATCGACCGGATCAAACGAGCGCGCCCAGCCTTGCGGCGGCGGCAACGGACCAACGCGACGCATCCAGCTGGCCAGCCGCTTGTCCACCCGTTGCAGGTGCGCGTGCGCGGCATCGATATCGAAGCCGCGGCGATAGCGCGGCATGACTCAACGCCGCAGGGCACTGAGTGCAAGCAGCACCCAACCGCCCATCAAGCTCATGCCGCCGGCCGGCGCCAGCGTCGTCGGCCACTGCATCAGCACATTGCCGACCAGGCTGCCGGAGAACAACAAGGTACCCAGCAGCAGCACATACAGCGCACAACGCCCCAGCGTATTTACCGAGGATGCCCCGAGCCCGACCAGCACCACGCCATGCCCGAACGCATACAGCGCTGCGGTGTTCAGATGCGACTGCGCCAATGCCTCGCTCACGCCGTGCGAGGCGTAGGCCGACAGACCAACCGCAGCCGCGGCCAACAGGCCACCACAGAACGCGAGAAACGAAGGCTTACGCGTCCGCCGTTCCACTCCCAACATGTCGCTCTCCAATCAGTCCTGCAAACGCTGTCCATAAAAAAAACGCGCCGCTGGAAGCGGCGCGTTTTCTTCGATCAGATCATCATCAACAACCGATGATTACTTGACCGCCCAGTAGAGGTCGTAGGAACCATCGGTGGTGAAGGCCTTGGCCACACCACCCTTCCACGACTCATACGGACGATCGACAACTTCGTTACCGGTGGTGGTAGCCCATGCACGCAGGCCGTTACGGGCCAGGTCCAGGCCAGCCATGTGGCCGGTGTAGGAAGCAAATGCCGAACGGTGGGCCGGAGCATGCACGTAGGTCACCGGGTTGCCCGCGGGGATCTTGACGCTCAGCTCGGCGGCATCACCGGCAGCAACCGGTGCGGCAGCAACGGCCGGAGCAGCAGCTTCGCCGTCCTTCTTGTCGGCAGCCGGAGCAGCAGCGCTGCCCTTGCGAACCGGCAGAGCCACGTCGAAGGCGTACTTTTCAGCACCAAAATCGGTGGTGACGATGCGGACCGGACCAGCAGCAACCAGGCCATTGGCATCCATCGCACGCTTGATCCACTCCATGTTGTCGTCAATCGACTTCTGGATGGCATCGTTGTTGCGATCGATGTTACCGGCGTTGACCACCAGCAGGTTCTCAGCCGGCACCTGGATGACCTTCAGGTCGACCAGCGGTGCTTCGGCAGCGGCGTAGTCAACGTTCGGCACCGAGGCCAGCATGTTGGCCATGCGCGACAGACCCAGCTTCAGGTCGTCACCGATGTGGCGGCTGACGTACAGGCCGGCATAACGACCAAACAGGTCGAAACCGTACTTGACGCTGTAGTCCTGGGTGATCTTGACGTTGCGGTCGTTCTTGCCGGTCGGCTCGAGCGTGAACGAGGTCACCTTGTCGGTACCGCGGGTCGGGTCTTCGATGGCAATCACGACGCGCTTGTTCTTCTCGCTATCGGTGATTTCCCAGCTGCCCTGGCCCATGTCTTTGGAGGAATAGTCCATGCGGGCGCCCTTGCCGGCGTCCGGGCCGCTGAACTTCAGCTCCACGGCCTTGTCGCGCAGCACAAGCGGATTCCAATCCTTGAAGCGACGCAGGCTGTTGACCGTGTCATACACGATCGTCATCTTGCGGTTGGTTTCGATGCTTTCGGTAATGTGGCGCTCGCCCGGCAGACACACGCCAATGAGGACAAACAGGCCAGCCACGATCCCCAAGGCGATCAGGAACTCGATAATACGGGTCATTCAGGAGTCTCCGGGGCCGATCCCACGGCCGGGTTGATTGAAGCGAAGCCCCCATCCTATCAGGCTTTTCGCAGGTTGTTCACCACATTTGGCATACCGGTTTCCATTACCAGAATGCGCTATCTCATCGATGGACTGCAGGGTAGCGTATCAACCACCAACCCTGCGCGCCTTCACCCGATAGCTGGGGCTGTATTTCGCCGTAGCCGGGCTATTTTCCACCGTCCAAGGTGTCCAGCACCAGTACTGCAGGCAACTTTTCGCGCATCGCCCGCCGCACGGGCGTGACCTGCGGAGCCGTATTCATGCGGACCGGGATGCGCCACAGCATGCGACTCAGACCAGTTGCAGCTCAAAGGCCTTGAGCACGGCACGGGTACGGTCGCGCACGCCCAGCTTGGAAAGGATGTTGGAAACGTGGTTCTTGATGGTGCCCTCGGCCACGCCCAGGGAGTTGGCGATCTCCTTGTTGGAGAAGCCGCTCGCCATCAGCCGCAGGATCTCGGTCTCGCGGTCGGTCAACGGGTCCGGCCGGTCCAGGCTGACGAACTCGTTGCGCATATGCTCCAGCCCGGACAGCAGGCGCTGGGTCACCGCCGGCTGCACCAGCGAGCCACCGTTGGCCACGGTACGGATGGCGCCCACCAGCTGTTCCAGGGTCACATCCTTGAGCAGATAGCCCTTGGCACCGGCCTTGAGCCCGGCCAATACCAGTTGGTCATCATCGAAGGTAGTCAGGATGATCGACGGCGGCAGCGTGCCGGCGCGGCTCAGCGTCTGCAGCGCTTCCAGCCCGGACATCACCGGCATGCGCATGTCCATCAGCACCACATCCGGCTGCACCTGCGGAATCATCTCCACCGCCTGGCGGCCGTCGATGGCCTCGGCCACCACTTCAATGCCGTCATCCAGCGCCAGCAGCGAACGGATGCCCTGCCGGACCAGGGTTTGGTCGTCGACCAGACAGACACGGATCATCAATTCACTCCTTGCGGCCCCGAGGCCAACATCATATTGGTAACCAGTGGCAGGCTGGCGCGAAGCCGGAAGCCCTCACCGCTCCGTGCCGACACATCCAGCACACCCCCATACTGCGCCAACCGCTCGCGCATGCCACGCAGGCCGTTGCCCGGCATTATTTCCTCGAAATCACCGCCGATGCCGTCATCGTGCGCGCTGATGACCACCTGCGCCGCATCCCGCTCCACGTTGATCCACAAATTACGGGCGCCGGCATGGCGCACCGCATTGGTGATGATCTCCTGCGTACAGCGCAGCAACACATGGGCACGCTCAGGGTCTTCGACACTGAACGGGTCGTCGATCTGCAGGTGGATATCCAGCGAAGGCACCCGTTCGGTCAATGGCCGCAGGGCAGCCGCCAGATCGATCGCCCCGCTCTCGCGCAGCTGGCTGACCGCCTCGCGCACGTCGGTCAGCAGCAGCTTTGCCAGGGTATGCGCCTGCCGCACATGCTCCTGCGCCTGGCCCTCGGTGATATGCCCTGCCACTTCCAGGTTCAGGCTCAGCGCCGTCAGGTGATGACCCAACAGGTCATGCAGTTCGCGGGAAATACGGGTGCGCTCGTTGACCCGGGCGCTCTCGGCCAGCAGCAGGCGGGTGGCGCGCAGTTCGGCGTTCAAGCGCCGCTGCTCCTCCCGCGCCTGGGTCTGCTGCCGGGCCACCAGGCTCGTGACAAAGATGAACATCGAGAAACCGCCGTACAGCAGCGACTGCAGCAGCGCCTCGAACAGGGGCAGGCCCAGGATCAGGTTATAGACCGGCAACACCGCCAACTGGCTCAGCACCAGCCAGATCACGCCCACCCAGCGGCTCAGCAGCCACGGGATGACCCCGGCCGCGACCATCATCAGGATGCTGCCCAGGCCGGTGGCCGACAGATAGCTGACCACCAGCGCCGAAACCGTCAGCAGCAGCAGCGCCAGCCGGTCGTACCAGCTGGTGTGGCCGGCGGCATTGAGCCCACGGGTCAGCCAGAAGTAGCAGCCGCCGAAGGTCAGGTAGGCCACGAACAGCCAGATCGCCTCGCCGGCGGCCGGCTGCAGCACGCCCTCCTCCGGTGCGTACTGGGTATAGACCAGGGGCAGGCTGACCAGGGCCCAGGTAAACAGGCCGGCCAGGCGGAGGACTCGGGTGTGGCTGAGGTATCCCAACATCCGTGCATGGTAAGGACCCGGCAGCCCCGGCGCCCTCCCTCGGAAGTCATGCATGGCAAGCATCGCGTGCGGCTCGCCGGGCTCGTGCCACCCATGCGATAATCGCGCCACAGCCCACTGGGCCGACCGCGATACCCCACGGAGTCACAATGTCGATTGTTATCCGCGACGTGCGCGAGCACGAGCTCGATTCCGTCCTGGCACTGAACAACAACGCTGGTCTTGCGATTCTTCCGCTGGATGCAGCCAAGCTCCGCCGTTTCTATGAAACCGCCGAATACTTCCGGGTTGCCGAACGCGACGGCAACATGGCCGGTTTTCTGGTCGGCTACGGCAGCAACAGTGCCCATGACAGCTGCAATTTCGCCTGGTTCCAGCAGCGCTACCCCAGCTTTTTCTACATCGACCGCATCGTGGTGGCCAGCCGCCGCCGTGGCGGTGGTGTCGGCCGCGCGTTCTATGCCGATGCCCAGAGTTACGCTGAGCTGCGCTACCCGCAGATGGCCTGCGAGGTCTTCCTCGACCACGGCGCAGATGCTGCCCTGCTGTTCCATGGCAGCTTCGGCTTCCGCGAGGTCGGCCAGAACACCATGCCCTCGGTCGATGTGCGGGCCAGCATGCTGCTCAAGGATCTGTGCAGCTACGAGTGGGTAAAAGAGACCTATGGCGACAACCTGCCCGACCTTCCGTGGGTAGGCAACACACGCCGGCTGCTGCAACAGCGGCCGACCGGAACCTAAGATGGCAGTGAATTTGGATTACGAACAGGCTGGTGAACTGAAAATCGGGCAGGTAGGCATCGCCAACCTGCGCATCCGCACCCTCGACGTGGAGCGCCTTGCCCAGGAAATGCGCGAGCGCGTTGCACGTGCACCCAAGTTGTTTGGCCGCGCAGCGGTGATCCTGGACTTCGGCGGTTTGAGCCAACTGCCGGACCTGGCCACTGCACAAAGCCTGGTCAATGGCCTGCGCGACGCCGGTGTACTGCCGGTCGCCCTGGCCTACGGCAGCAGCGAAACAGAGACCCTGTCGCAGCAGCTTGGCCTGCCGGTACTGGCCAAGTTCCGTGCCCAGTACGAACCCGTCGAAGCCGAACCGGCGCCGGCCGCCGCCCCCACCGCCAAGCAAGGCAAGCGCGCCGCCGCCGCGACGGCAACCCCTGCTGCACAGCCCGCTGATGGCGCTGCACCACAGCCCGGCAAGATGCAGCTGACCACGGTGCGCTCGGGCCAGCAGCTGTACGCCGAGAACTGCGACCTGACCGTACTCTCAACGGTTGGTGCCGGCGCCGAGGTCATCGCCGACGGCAGCATCCATATCTACGGTACGCTGCGTGGCCGCGCATTGGCCGGAGCCCAGGGCAATACCAGCGCACGCATTTTCTGTCGCGACTTCCACGCTGAACTGGTCGCGATTGCAGGACGGTATAAGGTACTGGACGATATTCCGGACAATCTGCGCGGCAAGGCCGTGCAGGTATGGCTGGAACAGGACCAGATCATGATTGCTGCGCTGGATTGACGCAGCTCACAACGACATTCAGGAGAGATCCTTTGGCTGAAATCATCGTAGTCACCTCCGGCAAGGGCGGCGTCGGCAAGACCACCTCCAGTGCCAGCATCGCCTGCGGCATCGCGCGGCGCGGCAAGAAAGTTGCCGTCATCGACTTCGACGTCGGCCTGCGCAACCTTGACCTGATCATGGGCTGCGAGCGCCGCGTGGTATACGACTTCGTCAACGTCGTCCACGGTGAGGCCACGCTGAAGCAGGCACTGATCAAGGACAAGCGCTTCGACAACCTGTACGTGCTGGCCGCCTCGCAGACCCGCGACAAGGACGCACTGAACAAGGAAGGCGTGGAAAAGGTCCTCAAGGACCTGGCCGCCGACGGTTTCGACTACATCATCTGTGACTCCCCGGCCGGCATCGAGAAGGGTGCGTTCCTGGCGATGTACTTCGCCGACCGCGCCGTTGTCGTGGTCAATCCGGAAGTCTCTTCGGTACGCGACTCGGACCGCATCATCGGCCTGCTCGACTCCAAGACCGCCAACGCCGAAGCCGGCAAGGCCGTGCCGGCCTACCTGCTGCTGACCCGTTACAGCCCGGTCCGCGTCGAAAGCGGCGAGATGCTGAGCATCACCGACGTGGAAGAAGTGCTGGGGCTCAAGGCCATCGGCGTCATTCCCGAATCCGGCGACGTGCTCAACGCCTCCAACAAGGGCGAGCCGGTCATCCTGGATGCCGAGTCGCCGGCCGGCCAGGCCTACGAAGACGCCGTTGGCCGCATCCTGGGTGAAGAGCGCCCGATGCGTTTCACCACCGTGGAGAAGAAGGGCTTCTTCAGCAAGTTGTTTGGAGGATAAGCATGGGACTGCTCGACTTCCTGAGACAGAAGAAGACGACCGCCGAAACGGCGAAGAACCGCCTGCAGATCATCATCGCGCAGGAACGCAGCACCCGTGGTGGCCCGGACTACCTGCCGCTGCTGCAGCGCGAACTGCTGGAAGTGATCAAGAAGTACGTCAACATCGACGCCGACGCGGTCAAGGTGGACCTGGTCAAGGATGGCGCCAACGACGTGCTCGACATTTCCGTGGCCCTGCCCGACGACAAGTGATGACAGCCCGGCGGCCACGGCCGCCGGGACTCCAGTGCCCGTGAACGAACACCCTGCCAAGGAACCAACCCAGCCCGTGCTGTGCGTTGGCGATATCCAGTGGACCGACGCTGCGGACCTGCTCGCACGCCACGGCCTGCGCCTGAACCACGTCGCCGCCGGCGAGAAGATTCCCGGCAGCTACTGGGGCGAGCCCGAAGCCGGCATCATCGCCTGCGACGTCTACGTGCGCGACGACACGCCTGTGCATTCGATGCTGCACGAATCCTGCCACCTGATCGTGCTGCCGCCCGAGCGCCGTGCCCAGGTGCATACCGACGCCACCGACTCTGTCCCCGAGGAAGACGCCACCTGCTACCTGCAGATCGTGCTGGCCGGGCAACTGCCGGGCGTAGGCAGCGCGCGACTGATGGCCGACATGGACAGCTGGGGCTACACCTACCGGCTGGGCTCGACCCAGGCCTGGTTTGAGCAGGATGCCGAGGATGCCAAGCGTTGGCTGATAGAGCGCGAGTTGATAACACCGTGAGCCTGTAGTGCCGAGCCATGCTCGGCAGAAGCCTTCCCGGTAAAGCCACAGCGCAGCATGGCGGCGATCTACAGGTGAAGCGCTCCTAGCGTGGCCTGGAACTCCCCATATCCAGGGTCACCCGCGTACCCCGCTCCGGCTGCGAATGGATCTCCAGCTTCCAGCCCAGGTGATCGCACAAGCGTGCGATCAGGTCCAGGCCAATGCCTGCGCCTGGATAGCGCTCGCCCTTGCTCATGCGCGCATACACCTGCGCCACCTCCTCCGGACTCATGCCGTGGCCGGGATCTTCAATGGTCAGCACTGCATTGGCGGAAACGCCGACACGCACCACGCCGCGGTCACTGTTCTCGATGGCATTGCGCAGCAGATTGCCAACCGCCGCCTGCACCACCGCCAGCGGCGCGAGCACCTGACACGGCGCGGCTTCCACCAACACCAGCTCCAGTTCCTTGCCCTTGGCCAGGTAGCGATGGTCTTCGGCAATCTCCGGCAGCAACTCATCCAAGGCAACCAGCTCACTCATCGCCGACAGCTTGGCCGGGTCACGCGCAAGCACCAGCAGCAACTGGATCAACTGTTCCATGCCAGTCGATGTGCTGCGCACCCGCAGCAGTTGCTGGCGCGCCCTGTCCGGCAATCCCGGCTGCTCCAGCGCCAGTTCAGCGGCACCGGTGATCACCGCGATCGGCGTGCGCAGCTCGTGGCTGGCGGTACTGATGAACGCACGTTCGCGCTCGACGAAATGCTCGTTGCGCTGCAGGTAATCGTTCAAGGCACCAGCAATCACTTCCAGCTCGGTACTGCCGCGCTTGTCCACCAGCACACGTTGCCCGCGCCGCTCGGGGCTCAGCTTGGCAATATCCTGCGCAAGCACCGACAAGGGCCTTACCAGGCGGGTCATGCCAACCCAGGCCATCAGCAAGGTCACCAACAACAACGCCACACCCGCCAGCAGCGCCCAGCGGGTGATGAAGTGCTCAAGCTCGCCGAAATCGGAGATATCCAGCGCCAACACCACCCGACCAAAGTCACTGGTGTCACGCACCATCACCGCGGTCTGCTTGCCCTCCAGCAGCGGGCCATCATGCAAGCCGGGGTGCAGTTGAGTGAGGCTTTCAGGGATACCACCCGGCTCAACTGCCGTGTAGAACCGCAGCGTGTCCGAATCCTGCCAGTGGTAGGTGGGGTCGCTGCGCATCTGGCCGATGATGCTGTCCAGCTCGGTGTTCAACAGCGAACGCCACACCGCGTGCTCGGCATGTTCGTGCACATAGTTGGCGGCGCTGAACACCGCCAACGTGACCAGCGCGACATACAGCGCCAACCAGCCCAGCAGTTTGCGCCGCAGCGTGCGGCGTGTCATTGCGCGCTACCCGCCGCGGGTGCAGACAGACGATAGCCAACGCGCGGCAAGGTCTGCAGCAGCTTCTGCTCGAACGGGCCATCGACCGCGCGCCGCAGTTCGTAGATGTGTGAGCGCAGCATGTCGCCATCCGGTGGCTCATCGCCCCACAAGGCATATTCCAGCTGATCGCGGGTAACTGCCGCCGGGCTGGCACGCATCAACACCTCAAGCAGCTTGCGGCAGGCCGGGTACAGGTGCAGCACCTGCCCTGCGCGTTGGGCTTCAAAGGTGGACATGTCCAGCTGCAGGTCATGCACCTCCAGCACTTTGCGCTGGTTGCGCCCGTGGGTACGCGCCAGCACTGCTTCCAGCCGTACCTCAAGCTCCGGCAATGCGAACGGCTTGGTCAGGTAGTCGTCGGCGCCGGCGCGGAAGCCGGTGATCTTGTCCGGCAACTCGTCGCGGGCGGTGAGCATGATCACCGGCACTTCGGAGCGGAACTCCTCACGCAGCTTGCGCAACACCTCAGGGCCTTCCATGCGCGGCAGCATCCAGTCCAGCAGGATGGCGTCATAGCTCTGGGTGCCGGCCAGGTGCAGGCCGGTGATGCCGTCCGGGGCAACATCCAGGGTATGCCCGCGCGCTTCGAAGTAATCGAACAGGTTGGCGATCAGATTGCGATTGTCTTCGATGACCAGCAGCCGCATGCACGCAGGACCTTGCTGTCCCGGATTGGGACGCCTCCGGCGTATCCTAGCGCCGCCTTTGTCGGATTGCCGTCGGAATGCCATCCAGGCCAGCCCTACTGGCTTCGACGTGTTTCCAACATGGGCCACGTCATCATCCTGCCAGCCTTCGACACCGAGCCTTTCGTGCGCCCGAACCTGCCCCGCTCTTCCCGCAACACGCTGTGGTTTGCCATCCTGATCGTGCTGGTCATCGCCAGCCTGCTGGCCGGGCTTGGCATGCGCTCACCTCAGCCACCGGACGAACCCCGCTTCGTGCTGGCAGCGCGGCACATGGTGGAGACCGGGCAATGGCTGCTACCGCACCGCGGCAGCGAGCTGTATGCGGAAAAACCCGCAACCTTCATGTGGATCCAGGCGGCCACTTACAAAGTCATCGGCGACTGGAACCTGTCTTTCCTGGTGCCCTCGCTGCTGGCCGCCCTGCTCACCCTGTGGCTGACCTGGGACATGAGCCGGCGGCTATGGAACCGGCAGGTCGCCCGCTATGCCGTCGTTGGACTGTTCGTCTGCATCCAGTTCGGGCTGATGGCCAAGCGCGCGCAGATCGACATGGTGCTGGTCGGCATGACCACGCTGGCGCTATGGGGACTGGTACGCCATCTATTGCTCGGCCCGAACTGGTGGGCGCTGGCCCTGGCCGCGTTCGCCGCCGGTGCTGGCACCGTGACCAAGGGCGTTGGCTTCCTGCCCTTGCTGATGCTGCTGCCGTGGCTGGCCTGGCGCTGGCGCCACCCGCAGGCAGCAGGGCTCGGCCGCAGCTGGGGCTGGTGGCTGCTATTGCCCGCCTTCCTCGCCGGCACCGCGATCTGGCTTGGCCCCCTGGCCATCGCCCTGTTGCAGAACCCCGAGCCGCACCTGCAGTCCTATGCCAAGGAACTGTTGTTCAAGCAGACCGGTACCCGCTATGCCAATGCCTGGCATCACCACCAGCCGTTCTGGTACTACCTGCAGGTAATGGCGACGTTGTGGCTGCCGGGCAGCCTGTTGGCGCCCTGGTTGTTCCCTGCATGGTGGCGACGCTGCCGCCGCGCCGATCCGCGCTACCTCCTGCTGCTGGGCTGGGCGTTACTTGTGCTGCTGTTCTTCAGCGCCAGCCCGGGCAAGCGCGAGGTCTATATCCTGCCGATGCTACCGGCCCTGGCCATCGCCGCAGCGCCATTGCTGCCCGGCCTGCTGCGGCGCACCAGTGTGCGCTGGTTGCTGCTGATCTACGTGCTGGTGCTGGCCGTTGCCACCTTGGTGGTCGGCTACGGTGCCGTGCACGGCGATGGCTGGGCCCAGCGCAACGCCATCAAGCGCGCGATCGATCCATGGGTGCTGCCGCAGGTGGGCTGGTGGCTGATCGGCTTTGCCTCGGCTTCGTTGCTGCTGGTATTGGTGCTACGCCTGCGCCGCGCCGGGCTGGCGGTGGTGCTGAGCACCGTGCTGCTGTGGTCCATGTACGGGCTGGGGGCAATGCCTGCACTTGACCCCTATAGCTCCGCCTCGCTGGTGATGGACAAGGTGCGCGAGCGCATCGGCCCGGATGCGGAGCTGGGCATGGTTGCCTGGCGTGAACAGAACCTGCTGCAGACCCATCCGCAGGCCACCGATTTCGGCTTCAAACGTCCCGCCGCCGAGCAATGGGAAGACGCGGCGCGCTGGGTGACACAGGACCCGCAGCGACGCTGGCTGTTCGTCCTCGACCAGGCAATGACGCCGTGCGCGGACCGCAACCAGGTCATCGACATCGGCAGCGCCAACCGCAACAACTGGCAGTTGCTGCCCGGCACTGCCCTGCACGCCGACTGCGTTGCCAGGACACATGGCGTGGTCGCCGGCAGCGAGGGTGCGCTGGACAGCGACAGCGATTGACGCCGGTGCGCTGAACGGCACCTGTTGACGCATATGTGTTGAAACATCGAGCAGGAGTGGCTGTGCCGGAACCGGTGCAGTCGCTCCTGCTTTCTGCAGCACCAAGCGCTCGTCGGCTGCGAACCTGAAGCACCGACAAAATCACGACATCGCTCCGACCGGTCTCCGACACGCGCCGACACAGCATGGCCGCACCCAGTCTGATGGTGCCCCTGCTCCATGTCGCAGCAACCCACTTCCACCGCCCTGCTACCGGCTGCCGAACGCAGCCGCCTGAGCTTCGCCGGGCGCACCCTGCTGATCCCGCTACTGCTGCTCGTCGTCGGCAGCCTGCTGCTGATGGCCGGCAATGGTGACCAATGGCTCGCAGATCAGCTCTATCGCTGGGAAGGCAACCAATGGGCCTTCAAGAACGCGTGGTGGACCAGCCACCTGATCCACAAGGGCGGCCGCAACCTGACCTGGTTTGTCGCATTGCTGGTCGTGCTGGGTTTGATCCGCAGCGGCATGGATGCGCGCTGGCGCCCGTTGCGGCGTCCGCTGGCCTATCTGCTGTCGTCGGTGGCGCTGTCCACCAGCATCGTCGCGCTGCTGAAGTCCTGGACCCACATGGACTGCCCGTGGGACCTGGAGCGCTACGGCGGCCTGCGTCCGTTCATCGGCCTGTTCGAGCAGCGCCCGGTTGCGCTGGGCCATGCCGCCTGTTTCCCGGCCGGCCATGCCGGTTCCGGCTACGCCTGGGTCGCCTTGTTCTTCTTCATGTTGCAGGTACGCCCGCAATGGCGCTGGCCGGCGCTGAGCATCGCGCTGCTGGTCGGCATGGCGTTCGGCCTCGCCCAGCAGCTGCGCGGCGCCCATTTCGCCTCACATGACCTGTGGGCACTGGCGATCAGCTGGCTGGTCGCAACGGTGCTCTATCTGTGGATGTTCCCGTCATCTGCGGCGACCAACTCGCTGTCGCGCATCACACCCGTTGGAGAGCGCGCATGAGCGTTGTCGCCACTCGCCGTATTGCTTCCCCGCTGTCATGGTCACGCCTGCAGGAGTGGCGTCCGGAGATCAGCACTGAAGCCCTGATCCTGATCGCCAGCACGTTCTTCGCGCTGGTCTGCAACAACCTGTTCTGGCGCAGCGCGATTGCCACCAACCCGAACGGCGTGCTGTTCGCGGTGTCGTTGTTTGCCTTGCTGGTGAGCGTGCACGCCATCCTCTTCGGCCTGCTGATCTGGCGCTGGAACGCCAAGCTCGTGCTGACGGTGCTGTTCATCACCACCGCCTTCGCAACGCATTACATGAACAGCTACAACGTCTACCTGGACGCAGACATGCTGCGCAATGTCCTGGCTACCGACCACAAGGAGTCACGTGAGTTGATGACGCCGGCATTGCTGCTGCCGCTGATCGGCTACGGCCTGCTGCCAACCGCGCTGCTGTGGCGCGTCCGCCTGCGCAAGCGCAGCTGGAGCCGCACGCTGCTATGGCGCGTAGCCTTCCTGCTTGCCGTGATCGTCACTGGCGGCGCTGGCACCATGCTGTCGTTCCAGAACATCTCAGCGCTGATGCGCAATCACCGCGAAGTGCGCTATCTGGCCACGCCGGTCAACTACATCATCGCGCTGAAGCAGAACCTTGCCAGCTCCAGCCCGATGCAGAAGCAGCCCAAGCTGCCGTTGGGCACCGATGCCAAGGCCATGCCACGTGCGGCGGGCAGCAAGCCCCGACTGCTGGTGCTGGTGGTCGGCGAAACCGTGCGCGCACAGAACTGGGGCTTGAACGGTTATGCCCGCCAGACCACACCGGAGCTGGCACAGACCGGCGTGATCAACTTCCCGGACATGCATTCCTGCGGCACCAGCACCGAGGTATCACTGCCCTGCATGTTCTCGCCGTTCGGTCGCCACGATTACGACGAAAAGAAGATCCGCGGCCACCAGTCGCTGCTGCATGTGCTTGAGCATGCGGGCATCGCAACCCTATGGCGCGACAACCAGTCCGGCTGCAAGGGCGTATGCGAAGGTCTGGAAATCCAGCGTCTGGATGATGCGACCACGCTAGGACTATGCGCCGACGGCCGCTGCATGGATGAGATTCTTCTGCAAAACCTTGCCGATCAGGTTCGCGCCAAGCCTGGCGACCGTGTGGTCATCCTGCACCAGCTGGGCAACCACGGCCCGAGCTACTTCCAGCGTTACCCGGCGCAGTTCCGCCAGTTCGCACCAACCTGCGACACGGCAGACCTCGGCAAATGCAGCCGCGAGGACATCGTCAACAGTTATGACAATGCGATCCGCTACACCGATCATTTCCTGACCCGCACCATCGCCGCCCTGCGCGGGCTCGATGATTACGACACCGCGATGATCTACCTCTCCGATCACGGCGAATCATTGGGTGAAAAGGGCCTGTACCTGCACGGCGTGCCGTATGCGATCGCAC harbors:
- a CDS encoding phosphatase PAP2 family protein; the encoded protein is MSQQPTSTALLPAAERSRLSFAGRTLLIPLLLLVVGSLLLMAGNGDQWLADQLYRWEGNQWAFKNAWWTSHLIHKGGRNLTWFVALLVVLGLIRSGMDARWRPLRRPLAYLLSSVALSTSIVALLKSWTHMDCPWDLERYGGLRPFIGLFEQRPVALGHAACFPAGHAGSGYAWVALFFFMLQVRPQWRWPALSIALLVGMAFGLAQQLRGAHFASHDLWALAISWLVATVLYLWMFPSSAATNSLSRITPVGERA
- a CDS encoding sensor histidine kinase; this translates as MTRRTLRRKLLGWLALYVALVTLAVFSAANYVHEHAEHAVWRSLLNTELDSIIGQMRSDPTYHWQDSDTLRFYTAVEPGGIPESLTQLHPGLHDGPLLEGKQTAVMVRDTSDFGRVVLALDISDFGELEHFITRWALLAGVALLLVTLLMAWVGMTRLVRPLSVLAQDIAKLSPERRGQRVLVDKRGSTELEVIAGALNDYLQRNEHFVERERAFISTASHELRTPIAVITGAAELALEQPGLPDRARQQLLRVRSTSTGMEQLIQLLLVLARDPAKLSAMSELVALDELLPEIAEDHRYLAKGKELELVLVEAAPCQVLAPLAVVQAAVGNLLRNAIENSDRGVVRVGVSANAVLTIEDPGHGMSPEEVAQVYARMSKGERYPGAGIGLDLIARLCDHLGWKLEIHSQPERGTRVTLDMGSSRPR
- a CDS encoding ArnT family glycosyltransferase — encoded protein: MGHVIILPAFDTEPFVRPNLPRSSRNTLWFAILIVLVIASLLAGLGMRSPQPPDEPRFVLAARHMVETGQWLLPHRGSELYAEKPATFMWIQAATYKVIGDWNLSFLVPSLLAALLTLWLTWDMSRRLWNRQVARYAVVGLFVCIQFGLMAKRAQIDMVLVGMTTLALWGLVRHLLLGPNWWALALAAFAAGAGTVTKGVGFLPLLMLLPWLAWRWRHPQAAGLGRSWGWWLLLPAFLAGTAIWLGPLAIALLQNPEPHLQSYAKELLFKQTGTRYANAWHHHQPFWYYLQVMATLWLPGSLLAPWLFPAWWRRCRRADPRYLLLLGWALLVLLFFSASPGKREVYILPMLPALAIAAAPLLPGLLRRTSVRWLLLIYVLVLAVATLVVGYGAVHGDGWAQRNAIKRAIDPWVLPQVGWWLIGFASASLLLVLVLRLRRAGLAVVLSTVLLWSMYGLGAMPALDPYSSASLVMDKVRERIGPDAELGMVAWREQNLLQTHPQATDFGFKRPAAEQWEDAARWVTQDPQRRWLFVLDQAMTPCADRNQVIDIGSANRNNWQLLPGTALHADCVARTHGVVAGSEGALDSDSD
- the minD gene encoding septum site-determining protein MinD; its protein translation is MAEIIVVTSGKGGVGKTTSSASIACGIARRGKKVAVIDFDVGLRNLDLIMGCERRVVYDFVNVVHGEATLKQALIKDKRFDNLYVLAASQTRDKDALNKEGVEKVLKDLAADGFDYIICDSPAGIEKGAFLAMYFADRAVVVVNPEVSSVRDSDRIIGLLDSKTANAEAGKAVPAYLLLTRYSPVRVESGEMLSITDVEEVLGLKAIGVIPESGDVLNASNKGEPVILDAESPAGQAYEDAVGRILGEERPMRFTTVEKKGFFSKLFGG
- the minE gene encoding cell division topological specificity factor MinE is translated as MGLLDFLRQKKTTAETAKNRLQIIIAQERSTRGGPDYLPLLQRELLEVIKKYVNIDADAVKVDLVKDGANDVLDISVALPDDK
- a CDS encoding response regulator transcription factor, whose product is MRLLVIEDNRNLIANLFDYFEARGHTLDVAPDGITGLHLAGTQSYDAILLDWMLPRMEGPEVLRKLREEFRSEVPVIMLTARDELPDKITGFRAGADDYLTKPFALPELEVRLEAVLARTHGRNQRKVLEVHDLQLDMSTFEAQRAGQVLHLYPACRKLLEVLMRASPAAVTRDQLEYALWGDEPPDGDMLRSHIYELRRAVDGPFEQKLLQTLPRVGYRLSAPAAGSAQ